The Chaetodon auriga isolate fChaAug3 chromosome 4, fChaAug3.hap1, whole genome shotgun sequence region gctgctcagtggaCAACATCTGATATCTGTCTGTCAAACCACCATAACAATAACATGTcgatttatttgatttttatggCCACGTGATCGGATTTATACACAGTTAAGTTAGCCAGCTGGATCATTCACGATTAACTCATTAATTAATTTCTAATCTAATCAAGTCCTCGGTAAAATGTGTTATTGAcctatttcatgttttttatggtGTGTCGTGTTGCTTTTCTACCCATCGTTTTTCATTATGATAAAGTAGTTTATTATATTGAGATCATTGTGTCATAATGATGAGTCACAGACGCGATTATCATAAGAAAACATCCTTGAATATTTATTTGGTGAATGCATTACGTGCAGGCAATCTTTACTTACCACATCAGATATATACTTTCTCTGTTATTACACATTCAGGTGCTTCACTGGTATCAAACCCAAAGAGGAACAAAGTCCAGCGAGGGGACGGTGGTGTCCAAGAAACAGCTGTTGGTCTTCATGTGACTTTAGGCCACAACACATCTCCAcactggacctcactttgacaAAGGAACAGCCCACACTGCAGCCAGATGGTCGTGTTATAAGTTATAAGTCTCAGTATTATGGTCTGTTAAGTTCAGTATAGTTCACTGTAGTTATCCCTTTTCTGCAGCTCCAGACTTGCTCTTTCACTTGCTTTCTATTGCACATGATCATAACTGATGAAAGATGGACACTGAAGGCAGGATGCATTAAGTTGTATAGAAATTGTTGAGAACCTGTTTCACATGATTAATTACTCTCGTGGGTTGTATTTGAcaatcattttattatttgaagTGCATTGGCTACTGAATGGCATAAATGTAAGGCGATATGGGTAGCACTTGTCATAGttcaagacaaaaagaaaatgaattgagGGCACAAAGACGAGGACATGCAGACTGAAAACCTGTTCAGCACAAGGACTGGCATTTTTATGgatcctgttttgttttctacaaAAATGAATTGACTTTAATAAAAGACTGTAAAGCCATCACTTGTCCAAGTCATATCTGTGCTTGCAATTTTCATGgttttcattcttcattctACTGCTCTGTAATACACTACACCAGTAATAAACTGGATATGGAGATTACAGCAGGAACACTAAAATAACAGTATCATGCAACCAACCAGCTGACAGTATGATACTGTAAAGCTAAATATTATACAACACAGTACGGTGATTcttttacagtaataaactgtTGTTATACAGGGGGTACTCTGCTGAAAAGCAGTTTCATGCTGGCAACTATAGCTGCCCGTAGTTTACTGTGATTTAACAGGGAAATTTCTGTGtaagggttaggcaagtagtggtaATGGTCATGGTTAGGataaggctccaggaaatgaatgtaagtctatgtaatgtccccagaactgatggaaacatgactgagagacagatgcagaggCTTTAAAGTATGAAGTTTGCTGACTTCATGGCTGGATTAACCTGTTTGGAAAAACAGGCAAAATTTGCTGTTGGGCCCTTTGATGGTAGTTTTAAAGAAAACCAGATTATCTAAGAGCTCCTCCACATGACAGGCCATAATAAGCAAATACTGCAGGGTTTGCCTTACTTAAAATAAGTAGTTGTAATTCATTAGTAATACAAATTCCATAACATATGCGCAATTAAATTACCGAAAGGCAGTTGGTACACTATGATCTGGGGCTTTTGAAGCCCTCATAGGTCTGGGACCCCTGGGCAGTGGCCTGctttgcctgtttgtctgtctgtctgtctattctCCTCctaagaacaaacaaaaacaacaataatactactaataataatgacaataatatgAATTATGATGATTGttatcattactattattattgttattagtagTAGCATTAAAATAATTTGTAGGTGCACTGTTCAACACCATCCCAGGTTTGATTTCTGGATGTCATTCCTTCCTTTCATCCCCATGTTCCCTGTCCTGCTCCTGCAGTTAATTAAATGTTAGGCAGAAGGCCTGAATAATTTCtttggacccaaagatgcagaccagagagggaatctatcaaacaaaaacaatttattttaaacaaggAATAtccaacaaaaaacacactcataatgagtggacaaaataaacacaaaacacactcaaaaggaGTTGAACAAGGAAAAGTGCACCCAAAAAGtgagtggaaagaaagaaagggaggtcCGATGAAACGGGTTTCTGAGGCAAGGCACATGCTGACGAGGCGGGcagacaaactgaaacacagagcacacTGTGAGTGGCAGTccaaaacaaactaaacatgAGCACAACTCacgaagagaggaaagagaaaaacgTAGTGCTCACACTAAATGAACGAAGACAACGCcagggattcaggacaatccGGCAAGAAgtaggagagagctctcccTTTTTATCCTGTGCCTATAACAGGGTCATGCTCATCAGGTGTGCACCTCaggaggcggagctggccaggtgtagagacacacccagttagacagacaggggagaaaagacagacaacacataACTTAACCAACATAACCTAACTTACCACATATCACCGCCCACATCCATGTGACCTATCACAATCATCAGAATTATtcaataacaaataaacaatcaaaaataaccaaaataGCAAGTAtataaaccaaaacaaaattatCTGTTTACACTAAATCCCTCATGGCTCCTAAACTCCAGCCCCTAATTATTAAGTTATTACATAACAATTACTCACATTACACAAGTTAATAAGAGGCACAAAGTATTTAAAGCTCAATAATCAAAGTTCATAAAATGactttacatttctgtcttctttcttcctcccaaTCCTGTAAATGGGTCATAAGTCAGTAAGACCAGAGGTTACTGGCACATAGTCTTATTCAAGAGTGATCTTTGCCATGACTCTGTCAGTCAAGGTCAGGGTCAGAGTCAAGGTAGGCGTCAAAGTGTCACAATGTGCAACTGCCACTCTTCATTCAGGTTCAGACTCCTGTAACAGACAGACCTTGGTTATTGGCCGGTCCATgcagctgctctttgtcttaATGTGCACCTAACGCACCAAGCCTCTCCTGTCTGGAAAGGTTTGTAGGATTCTTCCCATAACCCATGAGCTGCAAGGTGCTGTGTTGTCCACTATAAGCACTATATCTCCAGGGACAAGGGTGTGTTTCACTCCTGACCATCTCTGACACTCCTGCAGTTGAAGTAAGTATTCCTTAAACCATCTTTTCTAGAGCAAGTTTGACATTTACTGGACCTGCTTCCATCACCTCCGAGCATTCAGTATATGTGAAATACTCGTGGTTGCTTGcagtgtgtcacagtttgaCAACAGAGGGCAGCAAAGGCCTGTCAGCAGGACGCTGTTTTCTAGGAGtgtggaacaaaacaaaatattctaGAAGTCTATGACTTTGTGTAAAGACTAACTATGAATAAAGATCTtaagtttttttcttcttgaagATTCAACTCTAAACTCTTTAGCGACACCTTCAAGGCCAACCTGAGGACATAAAGCGCAGTTTGCTGCTTCCACCTTTATGAACAAATTCATCTCCAAACGGAGAGCCCTCACTtcacagctcctctgctgaTGGTCAGCAGGTGCACAAACATCTCTCCCTTTTGTTCTGGAaattttcagcatcttttcattcatacattttagCCTCATTGTCCCTGCAGACGCCCGAGAAGAAGAGGTGCGAAACACACACGTTCcttcatcattttaaaggtGTAAAACCAAACATTTTGTCCAGGACACTTGGGGAATAATAACTTTGAATATACACAGAAGTTTAGAGCTCAtcagaaatgtcattttgtggAAAGTGGAACTGTAATGTTTTACAGAGCAGTAACACTGTTAATTGTCAACTACCAGTTGCAGCTATGTACAACAGCAAAAAGTTTTGAAGCGCACACTCACCATTCTGCCTGAAAACCACTGGGCTTCCGAGGTAGAGGTATCTCAATGTTTTTCCAGACACACTGAAAGCAGGCTGGAGGTCACCCCGACATCAAAATCTTATGATTTGCTTCTGGAAGAACATTGcagagttttttgtttgttttaagggTAAATGTGCAATAAGCGATCAGACACTGACGCATCACCACTGCGCCACAAAGGACAGTAGGACAGTTCCCTCTGCGGCACACAAAGAACAGTGTCCACAGCGCACATCTGGACTAATGCCAGGATTTTAGTACACTAATTATGAGCAGAGACGAATTAATGTATGGCACAAAATTCACACTGTGCTACCTGACGCATGTGGAACGAATGAGTCCTGATGTTGCCGTCGGGCATTAATTAGTGATTGGGTTGGTCCCCCTATATAAAGGAGACGCGcccactgctctgctctgtctccatACGAGCCAAGATGAGCTACGGATCTGAggtcttttcctcctcctcttaccGTAAGATTTTCGGGGATTCTCCCCGTTACGCGTCCTCTCCTTCGCGGACACCGGTGAACATGTCCTCTCGGGCAGGTTACCGCTCTTCTTCTCTATCCCGGAGCAACATTGCACCCCCGATCTCGTACAGCAGAAAGTCCGGccgctccttctcctccatgccACTGGAGACCTTCGACCTGACACAGAGCAGCGTCCTCACTAATGAGTTCAAAATCGTCCGCACCAATGAGAAGGAACAAATGCAGGGTCTTAATGACCGCTTTGCAATGTTCATCGAGAAAGTGCACAACTTGGAGCAGCACAACAAAGTGCTGGAGACCGAGCTGACTGCGCTGCGCCAGCGGCAGACCGAGCCGTCTCGCTTGGCCGAGATTTACCAGCAAGAGATCCGCGAACTGCGCTCCCAGCTCGAAGAGCTGAACGGGGAGAAGTCCCAGCTCTTGATCGAGAGGGATGCTATTGAAGACGACCTGCAGAAGCTCAGGGGGAAATACGAGGAGGAGTTCCGTGCCCGAGAGGAGGCGGAGGCCACCCTAAAGGCTTTTAAGAAAGATGTGGATGATGCCACCATGGTGCGCCTGGACCTGGAGAAGAAGGTGGAATCTCTGCTGGACGAGATCAACTTCCTCAGGAAGGTGCACGAGGAGGAGGTGGCCGAGCTGATGGACATGATCCAGGCTGCCCAGGTGTCTGTGGAGATGGAGGTGTCCAAGCCGGATCTCACCTCCGCCCTCAAGGAGATCCGAGGCCAGTACGAGTCCATGGCGTCCAAGAACCTGCAGTCCGCCGAGGAGTGGTACAAGAGCAAGTTCGCCGACTTGTCCGCGCAGGCCAACCGGAGTAACGAGGCCATCCGCGCCAGCAGGGAGGAGATGAACGAGTTCAGGAGGCAGCTGCAGTCCAAGACCATCGAGATAGAGAGTCTGAGGGGAACCAACGAGTCTATGGAAAAGCAGCTCCGGGATATGGAGGACAGGCACAGCGTGGAGATTGGAAACTACCAGGTAATCACATTTGAATTACTCGACAACCCATAGATGATAGAAAACCATAACGTCATGAAAGTTCTTTATTATTTACATTGAAATGAATAGGCTGTTTTTCATCTGAGGAAGTGAATGTCAGAGCAGTGATCATATGAGGGGCAGCTGCTGCGGGTCGGGctctgtccgtggtgctgaaagtCACTCCCCCGGGACAGCGCGCTCAGCAGCTACATCTGACAACGCCCTCTGAGCGTGTACGTGCTGCAAATGAGTAATTTCATCAGGTGTTGTTTTTGATTCAGCACTCCCAACTGAGAATATGCTTTAAGAACAAACATTTCAACCCAGTCGAATCGACTCTAATCTCCAGCTACACATTGCACAGCCAGGGGTCTTTGTCTGGCCACTGTGATTATTCCTCTGCCAGCCATGTGGTCACAGATGATTATTTCTAACttactttgtctctctctctctcttttttttaaatttttgaaCCCTGGTCCACTTTTCTTTTATCGCTCTCTTGATGTGTTTTCTTTAGGACAGCATGGCAGAGCTGGAGAATGAGCTGAGGACCACTAAGAGCGAGATGGCTCGTCACCTGAGGGAGTACCAGGACCTGCTGAATGTCAAGATGGCTCTGGATATTGAAATAGCAGCTTACAGGTAGGCTGCTCTCTCAAAGACAACTCACACATTATCAGCTGTGATAAGTTCTATGATGTGGAGGTGAAAGAATTTAAAAGCACTAAGATAGAgattttgtcctcctctcccttgtTTAAccattaattattaatttaatTCTAATAATTATCTTTATCTCCTCCTCTATACATCATCCTTTCTAAacccttccctccatcctcctctgtgcAGGAAACTACTGGAGGGCGAGGAGACCCGCATCGGGACCGGGATCACCTATCCTGGCCTCTCCACCAGCTCAAGTGCTGGGCAAGGCTACAACTACC contains the following coding sequences:
- the inab gene encoding internexin neuronal intermediate filament protein, alpha b encodes the protein MSYGSEVFSSSSYRKIFGDSPRYASSPSRTPVNMSSRAGYRSSSLSRSNIAPPISYSRKSGRSFSSMPLETFDLTQSSVLTNEFKIVRTNEKEQMQGLNDRFAMFIEKVHNLEQHNKVLETELTALRQRQTEPSRLAEIYQQEIRELRSQLEELNGEKSQLLIERDAIEDDLQKLRGKYEEEFRAREEAEATLKAFKKDVDDATMVRLDLEKKVESLLDEINFLRKVHEEEVAELMDMIQAAQVSVEMEVSKPDLTSALKEIRGQYESMASKNLQSAEEWYKSKFADLSAQANRSNEAIRASREEMNEFRRQLQSKTIEIESLRGTNESMEKQLRDMEDRHSVEIGNYQDSMAELENELRTTKSEMARHLREYQDLLNVKMALDIEIAAYRKLLEGEETRIGTGITYPGLSTSSSAGQGYNYQSRIYTSSSRGSKKEGKDEDQQQQQQSKSGGKVSQREVYEETVVTTKKMEKQQDSGDIPTNQKN